In Rhinoraja longicauda isolate Sanriku21f chromosome 39, sRhiLon1.1, whole genome shotgun sequence, one DNA window encodes the following:
- the LOC144611122 gene encoding PDZ domain-containing protein 4-like, which produces MPSSPRTQLHGKEACRVSQEPAGDGQRTLRDPLVIQVMRRSPRGKVAVPVLDPQLVDNGTQTEITFEHIMALSKVRPSSPAAVLEPYVLSDLPPLVNDFYEANDYMDSGHHEVDRTEDLEYEEVELYKERHQEKLGLTVCYRTDDENDTGIYIGEINPNGIAAKDGRIRTGDRIVQINGVEVQNREEAVAILTREDSTNVSLLLARPEIELDEGWMEERAEAMDIASREEGEESLKRLGKATPAKHKEDEVEEEEEEDEKGSEDTGNVLSNSQELDSGVGRTDESTRNDESSEHDILGDEHAATTTTTAVTISQAGDTTPGTVRRLRQPKGESLPGLTEEECLRYRELLEIRCHLENGNAALCYRGLDVNRNEGGVGRLAALLQEELDHLEFKCRNVLRAQKMQQLRERCMKAWLAGEGIPFDGGGDPLRRGGLCDITELPERSDRDSTSAYNTGESCRSTPLLAEPTAAALPPDGSWRRGNMGTAPNLNLEPPTTCKASPPRFRSLPRHGDERVRRGQRGGADTGVGGGGSPYLSRSHRSPGRQAERYRSCVQLTPTSLPMPLPLPLPSTEARGQGEWRVKVRSDGSRYVAKRPVRDRLLKARALKIREERSGMTTDDDAVSEMKMGRYWSKEERKQHLARAREQRRRREFMLQSRMDCLKEQQAAEGRSEISILALSHKKTMKRRNRRILDNWMTIQEMLAHGARTADGKRVYNPLLSVTTV; this is translated from the exons ATGCCGTCCAGTCCACGTACG CAGCTTCACGGGAAGGAAGCGTGCCGGGTGAGTCAGGAGCCGGCGGGGGACGGCCAGCGCACGCTCCGCGACCCGCTGGTCATCCAGGTGATGAGACGCAGCCCGCGGGGCAAGGTGGCCGTGCCTGTCCTGGACCCCCAGCTGGTGGACAACGGCACGCAGACAGAGATCACCTTCGAGCACATCATGGCGCTGAGCAAGGTGCGGCCTAGCTCACCAGCCGCTGTCCTGGAGCCCTACGTCCTGTCTGACCT CCCTCCACTGGTCAACGATTTCTACGAGGCCAACGACTACATGGACAGCGGGCACCATGAGGTGGATCGAACCGAGGACCTGGAGTACGAG GAGGTGGAGCTGTACAAGGAGCGGCACCAGGAGAAGTTGGGCCTGACAGTGTGCTACCGTACCGATGATGAGAACGACACAGGCATCTACATCGGGGAG ATTAATCCGAATGGTATTGCGGCAAAAGACGGTCGGATCCGAACCGGAGATCGAATCGTTCAG ATAAACGGAGTGGAGGTCCAGAACAGAGAGGAGGCGGTGGCCATTCTGACCCGGGAAGACAGCACCAACGTCTCGTTACTGTTGGCGCGGCCGGAGATAGAG CTGGATGAAGGATGGATGGAGGAGAGAGCTGAAGCAATGGACATTGCCAgtcgagaggagggagaggaatcACTGAAAAGGCTTGGCAAGGCCACCCCAGCGAAGCAT AAGGAGGACGaggtggaggaagaggaggaagaggatgaGAAGGGCTCGGAGGACACGGGGAACGTGCTGAGCAACAGCCAGGAGCTGGACAGCGGGGTGGGCCGCACGGACGAGAGCACGCGTAACGACGAGAGCTCGGAGCACGACATCCTGGGGGATGAGCacgccgccaccaccaccaccacggcCGTCACCATCAGCCAGGCCGGTGACACCACTCCGGGTACGGTGCGGAGACTGCGTCAGCCCAAGGGCGAGTCGCTGCCCGGCTTGACCGAGGAGGAGTGCCTGCGCTACCGGGAGCTGCTGGAGATCCGGTGCCACCTGGAGAACGGCAACGCCGCCCTGTGCTACCGGGGGCTGGACGTCAACCGCAACGAGGGCGGGGTGGGCCGGCTGGCGGCCCTGCTGCAGGAGGAGCTGGACCACTTGGAGTTCAAGTGCCGCAACGTGCTGCGGGCGCAGAAGATGCAGCAGCTGCGGGAGCGCTGCATGAAGGCCTGGCTGGCCGGGGAGGGGATCCCGTTCGACGGCGGTGGAGACCCACTGCGCCGGGGGGGCCTGTGCGATATCACCGAGCTGCCGGAGCGCTCAGACCGGGACAGTACCAGCGCCTACAACACGGGCGAGAGCTGCCGGAGCACGCCGCTGCTGGCAGAGCCGACCGCCGCAGCCCTGCCACCCGACGGCTCCTGGCGCCGTGGGAACATGGGCACGGCTCCAAACCTCAACCTGGAGCCTCCCACCACCTGCAAGGCCAGCCCGCCCCGCTTCCGCAGCTTGCCCCGGCACGGAGACGAGAGGGTCAggcgggggcagcgagggggggcGGACACAGGGGTTGGTGGCGGTGGGAGCCCCTACCTCTCCCGGTCCCACCGCTCGCCGGGCCGGCAGGCGGAGCGTTACCGCAGCTGCGTGCAGCTCACCCCCACGTCCCTGCccatgcccctgcccctgcccctgcccagcACCGAGGCCAGGGGCCAGGGCGAGTGGAGGGTGAAGGTGAGAAGCGACGGCTCTCGCTATGTGGCCAAGCGGCCGGTGAGGGACCGGCTGCTGAAAGCCCGTGCCCTGAAGATCCGCGAGGAGCGCAGCGGCATGACCACGGACGACGACGCCGTCAGCGAGATGAAGATGGGCCGCTACTGGAGCAAGGAGGAGAGGAAGCAGCACTTGGCACGGGCCCGGGAGCAGCGCAGGAGGCGGGAGTTCATGCTGCAGAGCCGGATGGACTGCCTGAAGGAGCAGCAGGCGGCCGAGGGGCGCAGCGAGATCAGCATCCTCGCCCTCAGCCACAAGAAGACCATGAAGCGGAGAAACCGCAGGATCCTCGACAACTGGATGACCATCCAGGAGATGCTGGCTCACGGAGCACGCACTGCCGACGGCAAGAGGGTCTACAACCCTCTCCTCTCCGTCACCACCGTCTGA